The Engraulis encrasicolus isolate BLACKSEA-1 unplaced genomic scaffold, IST_EnEncr_1.0 scaffold_54_np1212, whole genome shotgun sequence genome includes the window GTTTCCACCCTGGCGTCGTATCCCTACCATCCGAATCTTTCTCGTGCAAAAACCTCCAGTCGGCTCTGGCCGACCCCGACACAGTCTCGTCTCTCCTCCGTAAAGAAGTTGAAGCTGGGTTCATGATTGGTCCTTTGGATAAACCACCCTTTCCCGTCTATAGAGTAAATCCTATTGGCATCGCCACTCGCAAATACTCCGGCAAAAAGAGGCTAATAATTGATCTGTCTGCCCCCCACGGGAAAGCCGTCCCAAGTATCAACAGTCTGATTCCCCATGATGATTTTTCGTTACACTATCATTCGGTAGATGGCGCTGTACAATTGATAAAGGAGGCTGGCCCCCACTGTCAGCTGGCCAAAGCGGACATCACTTCTGCGTTTAAAGTCATGCCCCTGAACCCAGCCTTCTGGCACCTCTTCGGCGTTAGGTGGCATGGGAAACTGTATTTCGCTGTACGCCTCACCTTCGGCTGCCGTAGCAGCCCAAAGATTTTTGACACGCTTTCGGAGTCACTGTGTTGGATACTTCAAAATAACTACGACATTAAATTACTCGTGCACCTGCTAGACGATTTCTTAGTTGTCACCCCCACGTCTCAGCCTCCGGCCTCGGGTATCACCACACTATCTGAGGTATTCAAAAAACTGGGAATTCCCCTCTCCCCAGAGAAAACCGAAGGGCCGTCGACAAGGCTGGAATTCCTCGGTATCATCTTAGATACAGAAGAATTTGCAATGGCGCTTcccaaagagaagaaagacagaattTCCGTGATTATCGAAACCTTCCTTATTGAGCCCTCCCACTCGAAACAGGAGCTCTTATCTCTTTTAGGCCACCTAAATTTCGCCATGCGTGTGATTCCCCAGGGTCGTCCTTTCATAGCTCACCTACTCTCCGCAGCTTCGGCCGTTCCGTCGCTCTCTGACACTGTTCACATCGACGCGCACGGTCTCGCGGACCTCAGGTTGTGGAAACTGTTTTTAGACGAATGGAATGGTTTATGTTTGTTTTACAATGACTGTGTTTTATCTCCAGAAGACCTGCAACTGTTTACTGACGCAGCCCCTTCAGTGGGGTTCGGGGGATACTACAACGGGCGCTGGTTCGCATCCACCTGGCCCCAGGCGTTCCTAAGAGGATGCGCAGACGCCCCATCATCGGCCGTGTTCGAGCTCTACCCCATAGTCCTTGCGGCTATAGTATGGGGAAAGGAGTGGCGCACTAGAAGCGTTCTCATCCATAGCGATAACGAGGCAGTCGTCAATGCCATCAACTCCACGCGCACCAAATCTCAAACAGTCTCCCCGTACCTTAGGCGCCTAGTATGGACCGCAGCTAGTTGCCAATTCATAATTCGAGCCGCACACATTCCCGGCCATCACAATCAGatcgctgactctctctctcgtttccaaTTTCAGAAATTCAGATCCTTGGCACCAGATGCGGACGCGCTCCCCACGCGCCTCCCGAGATTTTCGGAGACCATCTTCCCGTGAACCACCCCCTGAGTTACCTGCAACCCATCACGACCGACCTAGTCATCCAAGCCCTCTCCCTCAATACCCTACAGTCCTATTGGACTGCCTGGTCCTGCTTCAAGCAGTTCCATGCGCAGCATTCTCTTCCCTTTCCTCGTTTCGACCCCGTCACCATATCCTCGTTCATTACGCACGCCCATACATTTCTCAAAATTAAGCCCGCGACGATCAAAGTCTATCTATCAGGTGTGCATTTCATGTACAAATTACTCAACGGCTCCGACTGCCCGTCTTTCTCTGACAGTCGAGTCTCGCTACTACTCAAGGGCATTCGCAAACAACAGCCCGCCAGCCCCGATTTACGCCTACCTATTACGCGCACCATTCTCGCCGCTTGCCTCTCCACCCTCTACAAGGGCTTCGCGTCATTCCACACTAATTTCACCCTGTCTGCCATGTTTGTTCTGGCTTTTTTTGGTCTGTTAAGATGCGGTGAATTTACCTGCCCCAGTCTCAGTTTTAATCCGGTTGTTCACCCCTGCGTCTCAGATCTAGAACACATAGACGAAAACACCATTCGATATtgtcgtagttttgccaacatttcttcattaatatttacaattatttattggaaattaacacaatatcttcacatgaagaatatcttcatttcagaggttttgctctcaaatgtgcttctctgccaGCAATACACTTTTAGAGACATTCTGTGGGTCCACCAAAGACAGCTGCTGTCGTAAACTGAGCTACAGAGGTGTCgattgtcacacagccacttgggctGAAATTAGTGAGTTGGTTATCCACTGGCCACAGACACTTGGTCTGGGCGATGCAATACTCAGGAGTGACCAGTTCCATATTTGACTTAGTCAGTTAGAGGCTGAACTGACCATatttgtgaaatgtattcttgtaCTGAGACACTGATGTTCTGACCATGTTTGTAagatgtaatacacttgtggggtttaaatactgttctcagatgcagttcaGTAGAACGGTTGGGACAGGATAGGTTAGCGTTCTGAGCAGGGCCTCGTGCTCTGTCTCAGAACAAGACCGTTCTCACACTTAGAAGAAGAGCTGGGGACGACTGGGGAAgcgcttggcggatgggcgctaaagccctgatgctaaaggcactatgctacattatggtattctaagggttaactgaattgctcttctcacttgcaatgtatcaataaatgtaactttcttgatggcaatggcattcgtcttctcctgtgatttcctggcttctgcttccttcactgttctcctgcacaaagatgggtaatgtatgcttatggctgattgggtccaattaactaaataataactaagtatataatagtgataataacaataatataagtacttggtattaattggtaaatggtaaacatacacgagtcagatagcagaagatggttatccttgtgcaacaggcattatagcccagattaagtcttattaattaaattgggttatggactattttattggcccagctaataatcttaattagcaatgtgggttaataaaaaagtcaCCACATATTTGGCAGAGCTTGCCAGGAGAGTTTATTAGATAATTTGAATAATTTTGGATAATAATTTTgttcagaaattgtttaatgGTCTATCTCAAAAGTTCCTagcaatttttgttttgttttcagtaaaGTGCTTTCCTGGATTGGTGAGTGGAGTTCATATGTTTACCATACAGTTTAAATTGTGATTTGACTGACTTTTGTGAGTTATCAAGTGGCTTAATTGATTTTATCAGTATTGCAGAGATTTTCAAGGCCTGTGGTGTTTCCTGTCCCTTGGGAGGGCCACTGGATCAGTGACATCAGTTGACCATGTGACTAGAGGGGCCATTTGGtcatttccaagatggcggctgaAGCAAGTAGGACAGACAGCACATGTCAGCTGCTGCTAGAAAATGCATTTAAAGATGCAATTTGCCTTCTGACACGACACATAACATGAGGAAGATAAGTATAGTTTGACTAATGGTTTTGATAAGTTATTTCTGTGAATTTTATGTATTTGTAGAGGAATTAAGAAGTTGTGGCATGGGCAgtgaagacacgcatgcacaagtctAATGAAGTTTTATGGTGTTTATTTTAAGTTGCAGTGTAGGTTAAAAGAACTGTTATAATACTACTTGTTTACTGTTGTTATAGTGTTGTTATTAAGGTTAAGATCTAAATTTGTGGATATTCTATTGTCAGTCTCTCTTTGAGGTCTTCTGTATAAGCCGCAAGGCTGGTGAGCTATTTATAAGCTGCGGCCTAGCATTTGACACCTAAGTGTGAAAAGCTCTATCACATACACTGTTGGgagataggcctacttgtctaAGTCTTTAATACTGTAAGGGTAAATTCTTATTTACTGAAAATCTGCCAAATTACAAGTTTTCTTTacacatacactcgcctccaaaagagttgtcgcctacccatctgtttggaataacagctaataacctgactttcaattaatcacttggcttcagaagtcactcatatgaaagctacaaccctctcgaatgaaaatgaatgtacaaaaataaatttcatgcaccaaggaaagattgaccctttaatgaacacagacagggcagattttcacaagacaaaagttttgtcgcctatcgaacataatgtgaaaatgagcagataagtcacttcaaaacacttcaaatacgcagatcgggtgtcatacttaatcaatgaatcactctcacctctccagaaaatcaactttggccttaggtgtatgtttagggtcattgtaatcatggaaagcaacacaatgaaaatcaatggagttcaatgagatatggtgacatatttgctattcgtagagcaatacatttttaacttcatgatgtaatcaatgataaaagccctcacacacctgcagcatgcatgcagctccacataagagctgtatccctcccaaaataatagttgggtagtgtgtgttTTAAGAATATTCTAGTCTATTTGTGTACTGGGGAGGTTTACGACCTTTTACGACAGCTGTTGCCAGCTCGTCTATAGTCTATTCTGCAGGCAGAATGGCTGTGTGCTAGCTatttaaagatggctgcctctTCTGCAGAGAGGGGGTCATATTAATTTTAAGGGCAGagttattaacccattgacgccggatgttgcgttacgcaacattggccctgatgccggttgttgcgttacgcaacattattgatttgtcaatattttcaagacgcatgggcgATGCAATCcataatgttttgttcaaatacacaagaggtgggtgttctcgattttttaaagatcatgtggtgGCAAAAAAGTTTGATttgtcgacaaaaatgtcaaacgaaatcaaccatgctcgcttctgcagacgtggatTGTTTagtcatttcacacaggtaaaaaaaaaaaaaaaaaggctgtggttcgcgagacatGCTGTTACAGCAAACGTgacgttcagttgaaaggtaatgaacagATTtcgatcgaggaaaggaaatatgattgaagaccctttagatagagagcaggagtgtgatttgccgcggccgcatgaagaggtgggcgagtggcttccaaatagacagtcaactagatttcgcccccgacattaccaaaagttcactccgacactcgggggaATTGGCGAAGTTGCCAATAtcagaggaagcacgtcctttagataggcctatttcagaatattttcactgaagaactttcggatatggtgatagcctattggtgaggcagacaacggtagacatgcggattatagacgcgcgtccacacatccagctcaaagtggagccccgtctcaaaatatgatatgaaatagctcatcggtctctgcataacgtttggaggaataaaacggccatagtcgccggtgggagaggaagtggctgtatcagacaaatgtcccctgatttatggcagaaatgactgcctaataattataataataatgattattatgatttagttatagtcggctattgtaacagtagcaataaatagcctataataaatagcagcatcaagcattatcctgaaagcacatgacattttttttcaatcatttcaTTATgaggtatgattttttttttaaggaatatgtgttagtgttaatgctgaatgatcaTAATCCCGTgacagcagaggattttaccttttcaatgcaatttgtcccatgtccctatgtgttccagaggctgagatattgaatttttcattcaaattttcttatctcaaaaaacctcaggcattggggaccttttctaaaaactggctcaggcaccaatgggttaaATTGACTATTATATAAGTGAATGGGGGTATGTACGTGTGAGTGAATGAAATGTTAAGTgttattttacaatacattattaATCATAGAATCAGCTTATGGAAATTAATTTTTAAACATTGGAGTTGGTTACTACAGTAACAAGCAGTTGCAAACACTATAGTCATGACAGAATGCATGTACATACatagaatacacacatacacaaagtggAAAGCTCAGAAGTTTAAAGGAGACTAGGTGCACTTCGCCAATagtgtaaaatgtaacattgaATTTTGTTCCTCCGTATGAGTTTTAACTTATAAGGTAAAATTAATTATGGAGAAGTTTAACTTGAATTTCCACTATGGTTAAGTGTACCACGTCATAGGAATGTAACGAAAGCTGAGCTACATGTATCATAcacaagtacatacatacatacatacatattcatGGGGTTAAGTGTTATCTTGAATGATTGAATCTGCAGATTGTTTGGGTACTTCTTCTGTCAACTGTTtagtgttctgttcttgtggtcaACTATGGTACTACTGTGTAGTTTAATTAATGTTGATGAAGTGGTGTTATGTTGACTACAAGAATAGATTTTAAGTTGAGCCTAAGCTTTCCTTTTCAGTTGCACAGACGGGTCCCTTGAAATGTGCAGACATTCATCATACTGGATCTGGAATGACCACCAGTCCTAGGTCTTTGCCTCTCTGAACTTCTTTTTGTCGTGTCCTAAATTGGGGGTatagaaaaaagtggaaaaagtgaagtAATGCTAGCCTATACAACAAAAGATGGATATGAACGCGCCGGTATCCTACCAATTTGGCTGTGTGAAAGCGGTGAAGGCGATTGCTAGGGGTTCCATTCCACAGTATAAGATAAGACTCTAATGAGCTGTTATAATTCTCAAAGCAAGTTCACTTGGTCCTGGGCTATTCTGTGTACATCGTGCGCTGACTACCCCAGTACAGAGTGTATTTTGGTAGGCAACTTTGTGGTATTGTATAGGTTTATTTTGAGTTatggtaatataatacatatattaTGAAACAACAAAGACTCTATTTTTTACTGTGGAATGATATAACTCGTAGAAGTGGGAAGCCACTGGGGAAGTATTAAGACGAAACGTGGCCACGGTTTCGCAGAAAAGAAATTGGTAAGTGGGAGAGCGGTGTTGGCGGCACATCGTTTAGTCGGATGTCTTAGGGACATGGATTTTTGGGCGAGTGAAGCCGCAATCGCATTGGATGAGGTTTAGAATCATTCAATGGGGTCAGGAAGCTGAAACAGGTCAACTCTTAGTCGAGTTGTCTCTGTCGATGAAGAGTTGTTCAGAAAAGTAAACATCTATTGATTGACCATTTCAGTGTTTGTGatctttctctcatcttgtgGCAGGAGTCTAGAATCTTGTTACAGGGTGCTGGGCCATGATGACTGAGGGTGAGAAgtgagtgtcttgtcttgtcacctGGTGTTGGTaaatttgagtgagtgagtgggcccTATAGAGAAAGACTAGTGAATGCTTGTTGAAAGAAGGCAATGGAAGAGACAAGGTGGTGTGGAGTCTTCCATTGTGGTGAGTGTAAATGTCTGTTGTTTGTTAAGTAACTTAAAATTAGAAAATCTTAAGAAAAATGGTAACTTGAAAAACTAGAAACATGGAGAAATACAGTAACACATAGACTAAACACATTGAGTCTATTTAACGTTTTGGTTTACCATTATGGggttttggtttgttttattCCTTTAAAAGTTTAATTTCAGTTGGGGACATCATCTTAGATGTTTGGATTTTATTTTTGAGTCACTGCTATTGATAGCTCTAATTATTCTCTTGACATTACTAAGTGGAGTCTATTTAGCAtttgtaataacacatgttataaccagagatgtgtgtgtgtgtgtctctcccacaGTAGCTAAAGATGGCGCTTTACGACCTGTCGTAAAAGGACACTGCTTGCAGGGGCATGGAGTGACtggtcagacagagagagtgagatgaggtTGCGTGAGTAGAAACACTTTGAGACTGTAGGAGTTTAAAGTAATGCTTTAGAGCAGTGACTCTTATTCTCATTCTTAGTCTTACTTTTCATTTCTattttcattcttattttatcttattttaatttcattcttcagtttgtttatttattatgggGGTTTGAGTTATTTTGCCCACAAGGGTAATTGGTTTCTTTTACTACTTAGAACTGACAATGTGAAGTTTGATACACTTGAACACAATTATATTTAAGTCAAAGTTAGATGTAAAACATAAAGACTAAAGTTAGTTGACATGTAGTCATATCTGACATTGctgagtacatacagtacaacacactttAGGATTTTATTTGCAGatattttaaattcatttttggttttactttaagtttatttttatttcttttggggttttactttattttggggaatttattttatttatttggttaacgttaacgttggagacttggagttttaatactgtaagcgtgcgaagcattcgtgagatt containing:
- the LOC134444394 gene encoding uncharacterized protein LOC134444394, whose translation is MLPPTSWMTSKPLIIDLSAPHGKAVPSINSLIPHDDFSLHYHSVDGAVQLIKEAGPHCQLAKADITSAFKVMPLNPAFWHLFGVRWHGKLYFAVRLTFGCRSSPKIFDTLSESLCWILQNNYDIKLLVHLLDDFLVVTPTSQPPASGITTLSEVFKKLGIPLSPEKTEGPSTRLEFLGIILDTEEFAMALPKEKKDRISVIIETFLIEPSHSKQELLSLLGHLNFAMRVIPQGRPFIAHLLSAASAVPSLSDTVHIDAHGLADLRLWKLFLDEWNGLCLFYNDCVLSPEDLQLFTDAAPSVGFGGYYNGRWFASTWPQAFLRGCADAPSSAVFELYPIVLAAIVWGKEWRTRSVLIHSDNEAVVNAINSTRTKSQTVSPYLRRLVWTAASCQFIIRAAHIPGHHNQIADSLSRFQFQKFRSLAPDADALPTRLPRFSETIFP